tctccctcctcttcttgcGTTTGTGTGTTGGTGTGCAGCCGAAGCCGTCCGGGCGAGCCACCGGTTAAATGGATTCGCGGCGCCCGAGGCGTGGTGACCGGGCGCAGACGGTGGCCCGGGTCGCTTTGACTGcccgtcgccggtcgccgcgggCCCGCCGGGGGGATCCCAGCCGTCGGATCTTGCGGCGGGGGCTGATATTTACACGCGTCGGCGCGCGATTGAGTGGCGGTGGGGACGGGGCAACCGGGAGGGGGGAGGTCGGTCTCGTGGCTGCGTGCACCCCGCGAGTGTACACACGGggcgtggggtggggtggggaagGTGGGGAGAGGGCGGTGGGGCCGGCCGGATGCTGGGTTTTCATGATTTCACTAcgtctttttaaggaaaaaaggtTTTTTGACATTATTGTTAGTATTGGTCTTATCCTTCTTTtcttaggaaaaaaaatgaggtgAGGCTTTACGAATTGTGAGCTCAAAAACTAAGGTGGGCTTTCTTCattcataaatacaaaattATTGCAAGAACATTTTTCTCATgctatgttaaaaaaatatatataaaaagataaaatatatatatatatataaaaagatGACCGAAAATATCTCTTTTTAAATTGGAGTGCTAAGGACTCAAGCCTGCTGCGGTTTTAATCTAACCATGTGATGTATCTATTTATCTTTACGCTTAGGCTCATATAGCTATGCTTGTGCTCCTAAAATAGTTCTATGGTTTAGTCTGAATATGAGCCTAAAATATCATCTTACTTTTGCGTGGATAGAAAAAATATCAGATGGCTTAAcatattttcatttttcttagaaAAAAGATAACAAAATAGCAATTTTCTTACATCATTTCCAATTCCCAAATGAACCTTAACaagtttttttataaaaaaatcagAGTAGAATCTGTGGATCCAGAGTGTAAGTGAGGCATCTTGCTCGCGTGTCCGGGTGCTGCCGTTGGTATACGAAGAAATGGGCTGGACCTTTCCACGTTAGCAAGGATACAGACGCTACCCGTAACTCCAACTGACACTCCGGGCCACGCCATCACGGGGCCCACCTGCACGAGACCCACATTTGCGGGGTGGGTACGATGCTAGGTCCGTCGCCCATATCCTCTTCCAGGGCCGACCACACTGTTCTTCTAGGAAGCGGTTTCGCATTTCGCTCCGCGCACGCAAGCAATCCGCACACGGCGAGTTGGACTCCAACATTCTTTAGGTTAGAGCTTCTGCTTTCTTGTTGCGGAAGCCGGTGGGGCCCAGCCGGGCTGGTTGAGTTTGACTGCCCTTTGCATTGTTTTTCTGCTAGGCTGGTGACCGGTGTAGTGTGCGGTTTTGCCTTCGGCTCAGCAGCTGCATGGTTACTGGACCTTGCCAGTGGAAGCATGATTCGGATCGCCAGATAATCTTAACATGAAGAATGACCAAAGCAGCAATTGTGATCCGTATGATCATTGTGTTCATGACTACTATTCGGTGTGTTTTCATGGATATTTTAAGCGGAGACTAAAGTTCTTACTTCTTAGTGCCGTTCTTAGTGCCGAGGCAGTGTCTATCTCAAGTTCGCTTTTTTAAGTTGTTTTTATTGGTTAACACAATGTAAGAccagaaagagagaaaagaaaatccAGCATGTTCCTGTTGGCTGTTGCCCATTGTGTTGTGAGCCAAGCCAAAGGCATCCTCAGTATCAGAATTGCCAGTAACGTGTGGGGTTTGCCATTTGGTTGTGTAAAAGAGACGTCCTTCGCCTGGAAGCATTAGGTGACGAGGATGCTAGTCATTGGCCAGTCATCCATCCCccctgctgcaactgcaagtgaGATTCTTCTCGTGATCTTCTGCTTCGAAAATTCAGCCCAGCTTTTTATTTGTAGGATTGAAAACATGAGGATTGCAGGCATGGGAAGTCAAAAAACGACTTTCGGGCTTAAGCTAAATGAGTATgctttttatatatataatatttgtAATAGTAAATAAAATAAAGTGCTTACTCGAAAGTACCTATCGGTGGTTAACCACCGAATCTTTACTGAATTTACCGATGTTTGAAAggtggcttctgagccataggATTTGAAACTGaaggattctgaatcacaggattgacCCATTCTGCTCATCCTCTTCTTTAGTGTACAACTGCACAGGCAACCTCAGCAATTGGAGAAAATGTAATGCATAGTATATTAGTTGGAAATGAATCATCAGCTCCCTCGCCACCACCAGTAGCTCGAATCAGCAGCaggtttttgaaaaaaagaaaagaatcgaTCAGTGCTAGTTGGTATAATACAGACAGGTATCCCGTACCGTACATATATACGTATATTCTCCAGTTTCtttcgttttcctttttccaTCTCATTTCTTCATCCACCGTGCGCAAATGCATGCACAAGGCAAGCCACCTAGTATTCATTGCGGATGGGATGATCACCTCCCCTTCATGTCGGCAAGCTGCTGGAAGAGCTCCcctgcggcggtggtggaggtgtcTGGCACGGaggtgacgccgccgccgccgaccgcggaGCCGACGGatccctcgccgtcgccctgcATGTCGCCATCCTGCTGCGCGCCCTCCGGCGGGTTGGCGtcctgcagctgcagcgcgTACTCGAGGTTCCACAGCACGTCGCCCATGGAGATGCGGTCGCTCCCGAACTCGGCGAGGCACTTCTCCGCCGTCTCGGCGAACTTGTTGAGCGACTCCTGGTTGACGGTGCCGGCGAGCTTGGGGTCCATGATCTTCTCGATGAGCCCCTTCCGCTTCCACTGCATCCCCCACTCGGCGAGGCTGACCTGCTCCCTCGGCAGCTGCGGGTCGATCGGCGGCCGCGCGCACAGCGCCTCCAGCAGCACCACCCCGAAGGAGTACACGTCCGACTTGTCCGTCAGCTGCTGGCACCGGAAGTACTCCGGGTCGAGGTACCCGAAGCTCCCCTTCACGGCGGTGCTGACGTGGAGCTGGTTCATCCCGGGCCCGTCCTTGGACAACCCGAAGTCGGACACCTTGGCGACGAAGTTgtcgtcgaggaggatgttggTGGTCTTGACGTCGCGGTGGATGATCCCCTGCGCCGTGCCGGTGTGGAGGTAGTGGAGCCCCCTGGCGGCGCCGATGCAGATCTCCAGCCTCTGCTTCCACGGCAGCGCGGGTACACCTTCCTTGCCGCCGTAGATGTGGTCCCGGAACACGCCGTTGTGCATGTACTCGTAGACGAGGATCATCTCCGAGTTCTCGTCGCAGTAGCCGATGAGGGACACCAGGTGCCGGTGCCGCAGCTTGGATAGCATCTGGATCTCCGTGTTGAACTCGTTGATGCCCTGCTCCGACTCCGCGCTCCCGCGCTTCACCGCCACCTTGGTGCCGTCGTCGATCTCGCCCACGTACACGTTCCCGAACCCGCCCACGCCGATGATGGCCTTCTCGTCGAAGTTCTGGGTCGCCGCCTGGATCTCCGCGAACGTGAAGAACCTGCCGAGGCCCATGGTGGAGGAGAACGTGTTGCCGCTCTTGTGGGACCCGTACCCGCCCTTGCTCGTCGTGAAGGACTGCCCCGTGTGGATGGGGAGCAGCCACGACGAGAAGCTGTTCCGGCGCTCCCAGTCCTGGGGCCGCTTGTACCACTTCACCACCATGGCGCCCAGCCCGGCGAACGCGCCGAACATCATGGCgaaccccaccgccgccaccgccttccggctgccgctgccgtcgtcggcCTTCCGGCCGTCGACGCCGAACTCGCCGTCCAGGGCGCCGACCGAGTTGCTCACCTTGAGCACCTCGATGCCGTTGAGCAGCGCGTCGATGCGGCCCGTGTCCTGCCCCATGGGGCCCACCTGGACGGTCAGCTTGTCCGTCGCCACCGACTGGTTCACCACGAAGTCCTTGTAGTAGGGCGccgccagctcgccgccggTCACCGTCGACAGGTCGAGCCCGGACACGGCCTTGCGGCCGTTGATGTACACGTCGAAATAGAGGTCGTTGGTGGACTTGCTGACGATGTCGGCGAAGAAGAggcggacgaggtagtcgaagGACGCGTCCACGTCCACCTTCCACGTCAGGTTGAAGTTGGGGTTGCCCACGTCGGCGTCCGCCATCTTGGCGGCGCTGGCGTACACCGCCGTCGGCGCGACGAGCCTGGACGTGCCGTCGGGGAACTTGATGGTGCTGGTGGGGACCGACACGTCCTTGACGGCCTCCTTGGACTGCACGTACGGCGTGTCGGGGTCCCACTGCCGGCCCAGCGTGTCGTTCGCGGGGCCGATGGCCGGGCCGCCGACGTTGAGCCGGTACAGCACCTGGTACGCGTCGTGCGAGAGGCCGCTGGTCTCGCCGAGCGGCGCGATGGCGAGCGCCGTGTCGGTGATGATCTCGTCGGGGGCGTTGACGACCTCGATGGCGTTGACGAAGGCGGCGGAGCCCGTGAGAGGCTGGAACTTGACGGCTAGGCGGTTCTCGGTGGCGTTGACGAGGTACTCTTTCAGGACGGGCTTGTTCTCCGGGGTGAAGCTGTGGAGCAGGACGTTGTCATCGGTGACGACGCTGAAGGTGGCGGAGGCGAGGTCGACGTCGCCGCCCTTGAGCGGGAAGAGGTAGATGCGGATGAAGTGCCAGCCGGGGACGGCGAGCGGGAAGCTGTAGACGGCCTCCTCCTTGAACACACGCGCCGTGGAGTACACCGGCGAGGGCACGTCGGCCTTGTCGTCGGCGACGCGGATGGCATCCTTGGCGGACAGCAGGTGGTTGGCCTGTGCGTCGGTCTTGTACGACTTGCCGCCCGCCGTCAGGGGAGCCGTCCCGCCGCAGTCGATCAGGAAGCTGTCCTTGGGCGTGAagctcgacggcgtcggcggcgtctGCGCGCCGCTGTCCGTCACGGGCCGGCCCTGCCcggacaccgccgccaccgccgccagcgcggCCAGCAGCGCCAGCGGGAGCGCCCCGCGGCGCATCGTGGCCGGGCTACTTACTACTACGGCGCGACCAGGAGCACCAGAACGTGGGACGCAGCAGCCGCCGTCACTACGTGCGTGCCCCCGGCGACGACGCTGACGGCCACCGGGACGGTgcggtgatggaggaggagggaggaggagggcgtggGGCGGTTACTGGCGGGGCCCTCTCACCCTCTCTCTGGTTGGTGGGCCCAatcggaggagagggaggggaggggcgtgAAATGGCGGGTTATGGTGGCCACCGGCGTGCCAAGTTTAAGCAAGCCGCGCGCTATGTTTGGCGACGGCGACCCGGTCAACCACCGAGCCGCGcgctccaccgccggcggcaTGCAGCGGCGTGCCAGCCTGTCAGCTGCCGGAACCAGGGGAGCGCGCTGCCTATTATTGGATTGCATGGTTTCCCTGCTGCTTCTGCCTCTGCCCCCTCAATGTTGGACGGCAGCTGCTATGTACACAATTCCTGGCTCTGGTTTGTCAGTGCTCAAATTTTTTTGGAAGGGAATTGTCAGTGCTCAATTGATCATCACTCAAGTAAAAATTTTGTTCGGACGTAATGTGAGATTCTTTTAGTAGAAGTTTAGAACCCCATTGCAGTTTCTGAACGATGCTCGGAGATTGGAGTTACGAGCACTCTTCTCAAACGAGGGACTGTCTATATATCTCAGAATCAAGTGAAATCAACGCCCGGGCGCTCACCATTTTTTCCCCGGCGTGGCAGCGTCCGATCAAGATCCAATGGACGATGTACATTTTCTACCTATCAACGGAAATGAGCTATTCAGATTCAGTAGTTTGCACGCCATGTAATCACCTATTTTGAAAAGTTGctctatttttattttagtttttctagggtCACGAAGATTAttcatgccccccccccccacacccACCACGCACacgtaaaaaaaataaagaagattCAACCATCGCTAGCTCCCCGATGCTAAGTTTCCCTGAGGGCAGATTCTTTCTCCTAGTCCTAGCACCCATTCCTCATCGTAGCTCCCCACCGTTAGTTTTGCTACTCTCGTGCCAACCTAGCATCAGAGCCATCTTCACCTTTACCCCATCCAACTGGCGCCACTAGTTGGTGGTGCCACTGCCGCCTCATTGTACCACTCCAGCCACCTCCATCGGACCACCCTCCTTCTAATGACTATTCTTCTAAGACGGTGAAGCTTGGGAGGCTTGTCGAAGCCAAAATTTTTCCAATCCTGAACCCTAATCCCCGCTGGAGCGCAAATTCTCCGATCCCTTATCCTAATCCTCATTGGAGACACTCGTCATAGCCAGCAGGGAAGAAGACACTGTGTCATCTTTGGTTTAAACTTTAAGAGTAAAATATACGAATGGTCACTGTAATTGTTAGTTGGTCATTGTGCTTAGAAAAATGTAAATCATGGTCACCGAGGTTGCTTGGCTCGATCTATACGGTCATTAGCTCTCAAGCCATACTTAGTTGAATGACATGACGTTCAACATAGCCTAAtgaagtttttcttttttgcaaaaaagcACACGAATAATTATGAATTGCTCCCTCCGATTCGACAAATAATAAAGCGTCAAAATGCCGGATAAGAAGGCCTCCCTGTCCACGCTCCGCCACACACCACGCATGCCTGCAACCCTGTGTCACCGGACTTCGGCGACAGCACTTCGGCCAGCACAGCGCGCAGCCTTCCCTCGTTTCCACACCAGCTCAAACAAAGGGAAACAAACGAGACCTGCT
Above is a genomic segment from Setaria viridis chromosome 4, Setaria_viridis_v4.0, whole genome shotgun sequence containing:
- the LOC117852419 gene encoding probable receptor-like protein kinase At2g21480; amino-acid sequence: MRRGALPLALLAALAAVAAVSGQGRPVTDSGAQTPPTPSSFTPKDSFLIDCGGTAPLTAGGKSYKTDAQANHLLSAKDAIRVADDKADVPSPVYSTARVFKEEAVYSFPLAVPGWHFIRIYLFPLKGGDVDLASATFSVVTDDNVLLHSFTPENKPVLKEYLVNATENRLAVKFQPLTGSAAFVNAIEVVNAPDEIITDTALAIAPLGETSGLSHDAYQVLYRLNVGGPAIGPANDTLGRQWDPDTPYVQSKEAVKDVSVPTSTIKFPDGTSRLVAPTAVYASAAKMADADVGNPNFNLTWKVDVDASFDYLVRLFFADIVSKSTNDLYFDVYINGRKAVSGLDLSTVTGGELAAPYYKDFVVNQSVATDKLTVQVGPMGQDTGRIDALLNGIEVLKVSNSVGALDGEFGVDGRKADDGSGSRKAVAAVGFAMMFGAFAGLGAMVVKWYKRPQDWERRNSFSSWLLPIHTGQSFTTSKGGYGSHKSGNTFSSTMGLGRFFTFAEIQAATQNFDEKAIIGVGGFGNVYVGEIDDGTKVAVKRGSAESEQGINEFNTEIQMLSKLRHRHLVSLIGYCDENSEMILVYEYMHNGVFRDHIYGGKEGVPALPWKQRLEICIGAARGLHYLHTGTAQGIIHRDVKTTNILLDDNFVAKVSDFGLSKDGPGMNQLHVSTAVKGSFGYLDPEYFRCQQLTDKSDVYSFGVVLLEALCARPPIDPQLPREQVSLAEWGMQWKRKGLIEKIMDPKLAGTVNQESLNKFAETAEKCLAEFGSDRISMGDVLWNLEYALQLQDANPPEGAQQDGDMQGDGEGSVGSAVGGGGVTSVPDTSTTAAGELFQQLADMKGR